AGGACCATCACCATTTCCATCCAGGCAAGATTTAGCTCCTTCATCATGGACGGACTTGATATGATGTTTGAAACGAGTCCTAAACTGGAACATTGCGATGGCGCAATCGTGTTACATCATGCTGCCGTAACATTTTAGGAGGccgaaattaacattttatgagCTGCTCCTTCTTCATATCTCTATCAACTGTCAATTTAATCACACAAATAGAACTGGAAAACTTAAACATATGCTttacaagatggcggctgtggcgttTTTTACCAtcccgaataataacaacattTGGAAAGGACGATCATTTCAAGCAAGTTTCTGCTCAATTCTACTGATAGAATTTGATAATAACCTTGAAATATGCCTTGTTCGAGAAAAATGTAACTGTATGATTAATCATCTTACAAAATTGCCACCGTTGCTGCCTTGATATTTTTTTCGACTGAAATATATCAACACTTAATTCATTGGCTGCCCCTGTCAGCTCAATCACACTATTGAACGGGAGGGAAGATTTCATGGTTTTTTTATAATGACTTATGTGGCAACTATCTTTGATTTTCGACTGACCCGAAAAATTACATCAAATTGTTTAAAGCAAATATTAagattattttgatatcatcATAGTAACACTTACGTGGTGGTTCACTGCGTGGCGCCAGATTGTATAGTCTCATGAAAAAGTCACCTGTTGCGTGTTCCAAGGATTTTCGCTTACGTTTCCCGATCTGTAGATGATGCAGTATTTTTCTGCGGTGTTCTATACCGATCATCTTTGATATGCTAGTCATTGCCCGTGTTTCTGTAATAAAATGAACGGATGGTTAATTTTAATTGACgaaattaaattcatttttttatattaaatccTTTAAGTatttaatttgttgtatttattttagaATAAGATAAGAACTTATTTTCATTGATTACTAGTGTATAAATTCTTTATAACAGAGAAACAATAGACATATACTGTTTGGTGTATTGAACGCCTCCAGTACCTTCTCTTTCCAGACCTTGCTTGGTTGGCAGGCCAACTGCTGGAAGGCCAAGTGCTGGAGTTGTCAATCCTGCGACACTGTACCCGATTTCAATAGTCGTCCTCTGGAATACCGCTCCGCCCATCGCCAACCGGGAGTTGTGATTCAATCCTTGAGTGTTTGCCTCTAGCAAGCTTTGTTGCATTTCAAGCTCGTTCCTTCCCAGTGTAATCATGAGTTTTAGGTTCTCTTCATGTTTTTTCCAAAGTTCTCTCTCGGTCTTGCACGCCACTAGCTCCTTAGCTTCCAACAGTATGTTGATGGTGTCCATTTCCGTCGGAAACTTTGCCTGGAACTGTTGCAGACAGTGTTTGAAGTACACCAGGGCACTCTTACTCACCAAGGTATCGATAATGCGTGTGGCTGGACGGTGGCTGTATAGTAGTGTCAAACATGTAATGACGGCTTGGTCTTTACTCCTACGCAAGAAATCTTCACTTTCCTTTGCTTTTCGAAGTTCCTCCGAACGATCAACTAGACACTCCTGTAACCTATCCAATGTCGATCTAAGTTTGTCTCTTTCTTGCAGGAGTTTAGCGGATTGTTCTGTCTCCGTGTCGATAGTTGAAGTTGACACTTGAAATTGTGCTTCTGTAACAATGATGAACTACATCAAACAgcgttattaatattttttgtcctaataactaagatatattgaaatattccaTAATGTCATTGGCgtcaattaaaattttgttatttcgTCAATATTGGCATCGTGTTTTTGTGAATCATAAACTCTAACACCAAATGTATAACTTTCTGAAATAGGTTGAAAGGATAATACCTCATGGGAATGCTTAATGAAAAGCATAACTGGTAGGCTTAACTTAGGTCTTGATTTTCTACTTTGTTCCGCTTAccttctatacatgtatgtatggttATGCCATCTAGCATTATGGTATCAATTTTCATTGTCGTAAAGATATCCTTGTCCTCCACTGTCATAGTATGTAGTACGTCGGCAGCCAACGCAGGTACCATGAAGATGAGCACGCTGCTGTTTGAGGGAATATGGCCAACAAAAAAGACATCGGTGATTTTAACACACAACAGTTCTGCAACGGTCATTCGAATAGTTTCCATCTTTTGTCTGCTTACTTCATGACCTCTAACATGGAATTTTACGTGTTTGTATCCATTCACTGTAATAGAATGAccattcatattttatctatacTTTTTAATTTCACAAGCGCCgatgtcatttattttcaaagtataaagttatataatGATGTGAAATTTTGCAAAGTTTCATAATTATTTGCTTgcttgattaacgtcctattaacagccagggtgatgTAAAAACAGCCTCCCATATACGTGGTGTGCAGCGAGTGTGAAGTACATACACATTTGTATGCTGAGCGCAAAGTAGGTctaaaactaccacttttatagaatttgctatgtctcggtcaggggataaaagccagagcctacctcacaagggcgagcgctcaacataAGGCCAAAATTGAGGTGGTGACAAGGGAGATGTGGGAAAGaacaaagttagttaggaagaagagaaaagataatatatcctaaatttagtcgccttttacaatcatgcaatagggacaacAGGTATAATTATAACATCTCATAATTATCagctttaaaatcaaaatattattcCTGAGGTAAGGcacacacacaaaccaaaacattttatgaaatgttgTCAAATAAGAAAtggttttcaaaattatataatatgacATGCTTATATCCTACCAGGTTGTTCTTTTGGCGAGAAGAAATGCAATGGAACTTTCCGGCACTCCCGTGCAAATTCCACCATTTCCTGATGAAGGTCCTTTCTGCCAATATGCCAAAGCATTGCTTGTAGTAAAAGAATGTTATTCGTGTTGAGGTGATCCATGTCACGTAATAACTGGAAGAATGCTGTGGCTGTTTCTGCTTTGTTTAATGCTTTCCTGCCAATTTGTCCATCTGAAAGAATTATacttcaatatttacattacaatAATTGCCATTGATCATTCGTATTATTTGCATGGGTCAaaattttcaagattttaaaaagaaaccaGAAATTTGATTTTATCGGTTGTAAATTTTCACGATCGGGCTACCAAAGACAACCGTTTCTCAATACTTTGCGgatcatttttatgcaattAGGGCGATATCCATCCTCCGAACTATAGAGTATTTCGAGACATCGGAAATATATGTCGAATCCGTAACACTATTCGTTGAAAGGTTTTTATTTCAAAGCCATAATGGTAAAtccagaatattttattttctgtagtTTCTGCATAAGCGGTCTTGAGGAAATAGTGAAGTATATACTTCGGTTCTTTAAATTTACATTCTGTATAATAGGAACTATCTATGGGTAATATTTTTGAGGCTTAGAGCATGAATCATTTCGTGGATAGGAACAAATACTCTGGGATACATGTTTAAAAATCTCGAAGTGTTGTTTTCATATTTGTGGTTCCATGCCAGCCACAAAAACAACgaatatttctacacaaaagTCCATGTTAAACGTCTACTTACTCAATAAGCAGGCTACTATTCAGGACATGCATTCATCAAATCTAACTCAGAATTTGTATAATTACCCGTACAATACGATTTCATCCTTGATATCTCGTCATTAGTGATACTTTGACCGATTTTGTCCAGGAAGACGTTGAATCTCCAAGATGGTGTTATGGGATTGTCCTCGATATGAGAATCAGTCGATTTGGAATGTGTTATTTCCATTTTGGTTTCGTTTACCTTAAAAGTTAGAATAAGTCATGTTTTATACATAAGCAATACAGTTTCATATTATGGTTATATTAATGCAAAACATTTTCCAAATACCGGTAAATTGTTGATAAATGAAACCCGTTCATAAGCTTTTCCACTGAATTCTGATACATTGCATGTGCTTTCATTAGCAGAAGTAGATGCATGATATCAGAGCGATTAGGTGTATTGAattagatatatgtataaaaacgGTCTtcaataatgtgtcattttCATAATCATACGATTTCGAGATATAAAAACGACGTTGggaaagtacaatttaccgtcgacaAGTCCAAACATCtgatgattgtgacgtcatattttgatatgacTTTTGTCGCGTCACAGTCATCAGAATCCGGGACTAATCTATggtaaatagtactttacccacattgGTTTGGTTgctcgaaacccccgtattggAAAATG
The Argopecten irradians isolate NY chromosome 9, Ai_NY, whole genome shotgun sequence DNA segment above includes these coding regions:
- the LOC138332034 gene encoding uncharacterized protein isoform X2 — its product is MEITHSKSTDSHIEDNPITPSWRFNVFLDKIGQSITNDEISRMKSYYGQIGRKALNKAETATAFFQLLRDMDHLNTNNILLLQAMLWHIGRKDLHQEMVEFARECRKVPLHFFSPKEQPVNGYKHVKFHVRGHEVSRQKMETIRMTVAELLCVKITDVFFVGHIPSNSSVLIFMVPALAADVLHTMTVEDKDIFTTMKIDTIMLDGITIHTCIEEAQFQVSTSTIDTETEQSAKLLQERDKLRSTLDRLQECLVDRSEELRKAKESEDFLRRSKDQAVITCLTLLYSHRPATRIIDTLVSKSALVYFKHCLQQFQAKFPTEMDTINILLEAKELVACKTERELWKKHEENLKLMITLGRNELEMQQSLLEANTQGLNHNSRLAMGGAVFQRTTIEIGYSVAGLTTPALGLPAVGLPTKQGLEREETRAMTSISKMIGIEHRRKILHHLQIGKRKRKSLEHATGDFFMRLYNLAPRSEPPLIFALQTVRLLGNQDLEAKVIEVIEDFKRALGQIRAIPPGAMYAPQVMFTEGKHTRRMAPDAMRRLHDDPKQPQECITRLQDLANVVQT
- the LOC138332034 gene encoding uncharacterized protein isoform X3, with product MEITHSKSTDSHIEDNPITPSWRFNVFLDKIGQSITNDEISRMKSYCTDGQIGRKALNKAETATAFFQLLRDMDHLNTNNILLLQAMLWHIGRKDLHQEMVEFARECRKVPLHFFSPKEQPVNGYKHVKFHVRGHEVSRQKMETIRMTVAELLCVKITDVFFVGHIPSNSSVLIFMVPALAADVLHTMTVEDKDIFTTMKIDTIMLDGITIHTCIEEAQFQVSTSTIDTETEQSAKLLQERDKLRSTLDRLQECLVDRSEELRKAKESEDFLRRSKDQAVITCLTLLYSHRPATRIIDTLVSKSALVYFKHCLQQFQAKFPTEMDTINILLEAKELVACKTERELWKKHEENLKLMITLGRNELEMQQSLLEANTQGLNHNSRLAMGGAVFQRTTIEIGYSVAGLTTPALGLPAVGLPTKQETRAMTSISKMIGIEHRRKILHHLQIGKRKRKSLEHATGDFFMRLYNLAPRSEPPLIFALQTVRLLGNQDLEAKVIEVIEDFKRALGQIRAIPPGAMYAPQVMFTEGKHTRRMAPDAMRRLHDDPKQPQECITRLQDLANVVQT
- the LOC138332034 gene encoding uncharacterized protein isoform X1, with the protein product MEITHSKSTDSHIEDNPITPSWRFNVFLDKIGQSITNDEISRMKSYCTDGQIGRKALNKAETATAFFQLLRDMDHLNTNNILLLQAMLWHIGRKDLHQEMVEFARECRKVPLHFFSPKEQPVNGYKHVKFHVRGHEVSRQKMETIRMTVAELLCVKITDVFFVGHIPSNSSVLIFMVPALAADVLHTMTVEDKDIFTTMKIDTIMLDGITIHTCIEEAQFQVSTSTIDTETEQSAKLLQERDKLRSTLDRLQECLVDRSEELRKAKESEDFLRRSKDQAVITCLTLLYSHRPATRIIDTLVSKSALVYFKHCLQQFQAKFPTEMDTINILLEAKELVACKTERELWKKHEENLKLMITLGRNELEMQQSLLEANTQGLNHNSRLAMGGAVFQRTTIEIGYSVAGLTTPALGLPAVGLPTKQGLEREETRAMTSISKMIGIEHRRKILHHLQIGKRKRKSLEHATGDFFMRLYNLAPRSEPPLIFALQTVRLLGNQDLEAKVIEVIEDFKRALGQIRAIPPGAMYAPQVMFTEGKHTRRMAPDAMRRLHDDPKQPQECITRLQDLANVVQT